A genomic segment from Chitinophaga flava encodes:
- a CDS encoding caspase family protein: MSNIFVLLVGIDKYSDFPLNGCVNDTTAMESFLQKSFSDDELKVKILTDTEATRNNLIASFSFFDDAKDGDTCLFYYSGHGSRMPAPKDLDNEGDPYVQTFVCFDSREAEGRDLIDKEVAFLIRKATQNKKIDFIAITDSCFSGGVTKGASEDSDSKKYRRVSPSPKNINSVKDYHGFDEDSYDRTRDGRLKVKKGPHLHLAASSPTELSAEILLDGKIQGVFTHCLLKILETENREINYRSLMDRVKGNVKNTVKDQTPEMHLIGDISPDDQQHIFLTRNKIVNQNRYTVSFDTSYDWCVNAGPWQNVMEGDQLILQDKSHSKLNVLKAVRPDQSQITKPSHIQDKSVQIPALVERKDLRTTAITLHIDITPEARQHLLNAADEFNSAYFHLTSEPNGLYQIKQTNNGDLIFVRTQEDKLIDTPKTVDNRDSALELLSNLEKVLKWEQMKKLENPDSTLKNVYKIRLFKLHSSEREEITDPFAINDLWWKGDDWEMPSIEIELENLSSHPLYASFAYLNVEYGVKADFFDNDMKLQPRDTKKVILKTHGGDTTKIPLHIDKELLSKGYFEITEYLKIFIGTSRIDTERYAQENLGATNEKSDITNTITKGPYIGPPVSDSWDVALLGFRIIHPRDEKNIHEAVNGKIVLNGITVEVPTGLTGSIGLSSSNVVTKNTTGITPPAYASKDNGIIPFNLVPGDTTQPITDIIELFDVSNPELVTHENPVILHLTKHKGEEDKDLLPVGYDEETGLYYPVGFHTEDHTVHITTLPTPTTSDAAVTKRSFTGSIKIYFLKVIGRRIGMRYDYPRLAIPQLSLDNEVSYNYKSADVAAAVEKADSIVLFIHGIIGDTENMAKCITTPLKDASTLSNKCDLILTYDYENLHTTIEENAELLARKLHEVGLTNNHSKKLTIVAHSMGGLVCRHFIEQLKGQTVVSKLIMLGTPNNGTPWADVRDMIDLLLTYALNNLITLKPWMQVLLAASKRFVKGTQVTLKQMNAHSGIYANLNTGKDPETPYVIIAGNTKLLTTGHGDIMERLKKLFSRKQMMYDTLNILFQKPNDIAVSTESITQLRNSDNWSLKPIRKEIASDHMSYFFMQEVLDDIAEHIIVPPSVN, translated from the coding sequence ATGTCTAATATTTTTGTACTGCTGGTTGGTATTGATAAATACTCCGATTTTCCTTTAAATGGTTGTGTCAATGATACAACAGCAATGGAATCCTTTTTACAAAAGAGCTTTTCAGATGATGAGCTGAAAGTAAAAATATTAACAGATACTGAAGCTACCAGGAATAACCTGATCGCATCTTTTTCCTTCTTTGATGATGCAAAAGACGGAGACACCTGCCTGTTTTACTATAGCGGTCATGGGTCCCGGATGCCGGCCCCTAAGGATCTTGATAACGAAGGAGACCCCTATGTGCAAACATTTGTATGTTTCGATAGCAGAGAAGCGGAGGGAAGAGATCTGATAGATAAGGAAGTGGCCTTCCTGATCCGGAAAGCTACCCAAAATAAAAAAATAGATTTTATTGCCATTACTGATTCCTGCTTCTCCGGAGGCGTAACCAAAGGCGCTTCCGAGGATAGTGATAGTAAAAAATACCGGAGGGTATCACCTTCTCCCAAAAACATCAACAGCGTTAAGGATTATCATGGCTTTGATGAGGATTCTTATGACCGCACCAGAGATGGCCGCTTAAAAGTAAAAAAGGGCCCCCACCTTCACCTCGCCGCATCATCCCCCACAGAGCTCTCTGCAGAGATACTATTGGATGGTAAAATACAAGGCGTTTTCACCCATTGCCTCCTGAAAATACTTGAAACAGAAAACAGAGAAATCAACTATCGCTCACTGATGGACCGCGTGAAAGGGAACGTAAAGAATACCGTAAAGGACCAAACGCCGGAAATGCACCTCATCGGCGACATCTCACCAGATGATCAGCAACACATATTTCTCACCCGAAATAAAATTGTCAATCAAAACAGGTATACTGTTTCCTTTGATACATCATATGACTGGTGTGTAAATGCAGGACCATGGCAGAATGTTATGGAAGGTGATCAACTGATTTTACAGGATAAAAGCCATAGCAAACTAAATGTATTAAAAGCCGTTCGGCCGGATCAATCCCAGATTACCAAGCCCTCACATATACAGGACAAATCAGTACAGATACCGGCGTTAGTGGAACGGAAAGATTTGAGAACAACAGCGATAACACTGCATATTGATATAACCCCGGAAGCGCGGCAACACCTGCTGAATGCAGCCGATGAATTTAATTCCGCGTACTTCCACTTAACTTCCGAACCCAACGGATTATATCAAATAAAGCAAACCAACAACGGCGACCTTATCTTTGTCCGCACCCAAGAAGACAAGCTTATAGATACCCCAAAAACAGTTGATAACCGGGATTCCGCGCTTGAACTGCTGAGTAATCTTGAAAAGGTACTGAAGTGGGAACAAATGAAAAAACTGGAAAACCCAGACAGTACTTTAAAAAATGTTTATAAAATTCGTTTATTCAAACTACATTCTTCTGAAAGGGAAGAAATCACTGATCCTTTTGCAATAAATGATCTTTGGTGGAAAGGGGATGATTGGGAAATGCCCAGTATTGAGATTGAGTTGGAAAACCTATCATCCCATCCACTTTATGCCTCATTTGCATATTTAAATGTGGAATATGGCGTGAAGGCTGATTTCTTCGACAATGATATGAAACTACAGCCCCGGGACACGAAGAAGGTAATATTAAAAACTCACGGTGGCGACACTACGAAGATTCCTCTACATATTGATAAAGAGCTGTTATCTAAAGGATATTTTGAAATAACAGAATACCTGAAAATATTTATAGGCACCTCCAGGATCGACACCGAACGATATGCACAAGAAAACTTAGGTGCAACTAATGAAAAATCAGATATAACGAATACAATAACAAAAGGTCCATATATAGGGCCCCCTGTTTCGGATTCATGGGATGTGGCACTACTTGGATTCCGGATAATCCATCCCAGGGATGAGAAAAATATCCATGAAGCAGTAAACGGCAAAATAGTGCTGAATGGCATAACTGTGGAAGTTCCTACCGGATTAACCGGATCAATAGGTCTTTCCTCTTCGAATGTCGTAACCAAAAACACTACCGGCATTACACCTCCTGCCTATGCCAGCAAAGACAACGGGATAATACCATTCAACCTGGTACCTGGCGACACCACCCAACCCATCACTGACATAATAGAGCTCTTTGATGTTTCAAATCCTGAACTTGTTACACATGAAAATCCTGTCATTTTACATTTGACAAAGCATAAAGGCGAGGAAGATAAAGATCTGTTGCCGGTGGGATATGATGAAGAAACAGGTTTATATTACCCTGTCGGCTTCCATACAGAGGATCATACGGTTCATATTACAACACTACCTACACCTACTACCTCAGATGCAGCCGTTACCAAACGCAGCTTTACAGGCTCTATTAAGATATACTTCCTGAAAGTAATTGGCAGGAGGATCGGCATGAGGTATGATTATCCACGCCTGGCTATTCCTCAGTTGAGTTTAGATAATGAGGTCAGCTATAATTATAAGAGCGCCGATGTAGCCGCAGCAGTGGAAAAAGCCGATTCCATCGTATTGTTTATTCATGGAATCATTGGCGATACAGAAAACATGGCAAAATGTATCACTACACCGCTGAAAGATGCCAGCACATTAAGCAATAAATGTGATCTGATACTCACCTACGACTATGAAAATCTTCATACGACCATAGAAGAAAATGCGGAATTACTGGCTCGTAAACTACATGAGGTTGGTTTGACAAACAATCATAGTAAAAAGCTGACAATTGTTGCACACTCGATGGGTGGACTGGTGTGCCGGCATTTCATCGAGCAATTAAAGGGGCAGACAGTTGTATCCAAACTCATCATGCTTGGAACACCCAACAACGGTACTCCCTGGGCAGATGTCCGGGACATGATTGATCTTCTTCTGACGTATGCATTAAATAATCTCATCACCTTAAAACCCTGGATGCAAGTGCTCCTGGCTGCCAGCAAAAGGTTCGTAAAAGGTACACAGGTTACACTGAAACAGATGAATGCCCATTCTGGCATATATGCCAACCTGAATACCGGTAAAGATCCTGAAACCCCATATGTGATTATTGCTGGCAATACCAAACTGTTGACTACCGGTCACGGTGATATAATGGAGCGACTCAAAAAGTTATTTTCCAGGAAACAAATGATGTATGACACACTAAATATACTGTTTCAAAAACCCAACGACATTGCTGTATCTACAGAGAGTATCACTCAATTGCGCAACAGTGACAACTGGTCTTTAAAACCTATTCGTAAAGAAATAGCCTCCGATCACATGAGCTATTTCTTTATGCAGGAAGTGCTGGATGACATTGCGGAGCATATAATAGTTCCTCCCAGTGTCAACTAA
- a CDS encoding AAA family ATPase — MTNETRYTGEALKTKADAEKLGVESAYIPSKSLVAAVNLALILKRPLLVKGEPGCGKSTLAKAVAAEFFGKDYKGNYFEWNVKSTSKAQEGLYTIKHLERLSEANLNTGPEKLKIELKSNGDGTYKASGQFIELGPLGQAFSRSNKEGLVAPQVMLIDEIDKADIDFPNDLLWELDRMEFPIPEIKGNDTLIITANKNLRPLVIITSNDEKPLPAAFLRRCLFHHIGFEDIQLKEILKAQFPSLDEALLITPALNIFEKLRKEISDKGFSNKNVTTAELMDWMNLIAHYHAGSTDPIEFLKDGRPIYHEALLKDEESLKISLRHDS; from the coding sequence ATGACTAATGAAACAAGATACACCGGAGAAGCACTCAAAACAAAAGCAGATGCCGAAAAGCTAGGGGTGGAATCCGCATATATTCCTTCTAAATCTCTGGTGGCTGCTGTCAATCTGGCCTTGATCCTAAAGCGTCCTCTATTGGTAAAAGGGGAACCCGGTTGTGGAAAAAGTACTTTGGCAAAGGCAGTTGCTGCAGAGTTTTTCGGGAAAGATTATAAGGGTAATTATTTTGAATGGAATGTGAAGTCTACTTCCAAAGCACAGGAAGGACTTTATACGATCAAACACCTGGAGCGGCTAAGTGAAGCCAATCTGAATACCGGGCCGGAGAAACTGAAAATCGAATTGAAAAGCAATGGTGATGGTACCTATAAAGCGTCAGGTCAGTTTATCGAACTGGGGCCACTGGGACAGGCATTTTCCAGAAGTAATAAGGAGGGTTTGGTTGCCCCGCAAGTTATGCTGATTGATGAAATTGACAAAGCAGATATAGACTTTCCTAATGATCTGCTATGGGAACTCGACCGTATGGAGTTTCCTATCCCGGAAATCAAGGGAAATGATACCCTAATAATCACCGCAAATAAAAACCTGAGACCCTTGGTAATCATCACTAGTAATGATGAGAAACCGTTGCCCGCGGCTTTTTTGCGCAGGTGTCTTTTTCATCATATCGGTTTTGAAGATATTCAGCTGAAAGAAATACTCAAGGCACAATTCCCCTCATTGGATGAAGCTTTGTTGATAACACCCGCATTGAATATTTTCGAAAAATTAAGGAAAGAAATAAGCGACAAAGGGTTCAGTAATAAAAATGTTACCACAGCCGAACTAATGGATTGGATGAACCTGATAGCTCACTATCATGCTGGAAGTACGGACCCAATTGAGTTTCTGAAGGATGGAAGACCAATTTATCACGAAGCCTTACTCAAGGACGAAGAAAGCCTAAAGATTTCCCTGCGTCATGATAGTTAA
- a CDS encoding caspase family protein, whose protein sequence is MVESESEVTKEPFIGKRSTNPTLSAEKSEGKTYIFAIGIDNYRDKPLPNCVKDCKDLIEVLTKEFNDVVKGEVLYNEEATRENILYALGDIIESPINNPTNNLIIYFSGHGDSTDSEKNDFFWVPYIEDPRKIKDESFWVEASDILRKLEKYRFGHILVICDCCFSGGMLNVSQYFRRKMKDGRDNGIPMSRFYLAATRDYELALAGERNTNSKFTGQLLDLLKDNTAESVSWENIAREVQSKFVGSSSQVEYGHLFKVDVPGEFKLAGKTDIVRKRQRIELLPKVLEILNYNEQVDEFSDLEMSGKSPSFFIISGTPDSGLNRVCKLLYDDIFKEKLIEKIRVPIQLLENPPEDMVDIIAGSSNQGKSDNERFLTMMKNVPHSDIVIEIRIPHDNTAVKRNSRIYESLIRSLVEIVEKMNALAQQQKVYMVIIDDHNTDYSFINQFVRTIDILHVKTVKPLTHVGYKRWYKGSKRMEENFHYLFEELLWTNIKTVFDQEPELLPGKIIKNICNLSGCPDIASKFLHHD, encoded by the coding sequence ATGGTTGAATCGGAGTCTGAAGTGACAAAAGAACCTTTTATTGGCAAACGATCCACAAACCCAACACTAAGCGCGGAAAAAAGTGAAGGGAAGACCTATATTTTTGCTATAGGTATTGATAATTATCGGGACAAACCGTTACCGAATTGTGTGAAAGATTGTAAAGATCTGATTGAGGTATTGACAAAGGAGTTTAATGATGTTGTAAAAGGAGAGGTATTATATAATGAAGAAGCTACAAGAGAAAATATTTTGTATGCACTGGGTGATATAATTGAGTCACCAATAAACAACCCTACTAACAATCTTATTATTTATTTTTCAGGTCATGGAGATTCTACGGATTCTGAAAAAAACGATTTCTTCTGGGTTCCTTATATAGAGGACCCTAGAAAAATCAAGGACGAATCTTTCTGGGTTGAAGCAAGTGATATTTTGCGCAAACTGGAAAAATACCGATTTGGACATATTCTGGTAATCTGTGATTGCTGTTTTTCCGGAGGTATGCTGAATGTTAGTCAGTATTTCAGGCGTAAAATGAAGGATGGTAGGGATAATGGAATACCAATGTCAAGATTTTATCTTGCTGCAACAAGGGACTATGAGTTAGCCTTGGCTGGGGAACGGAATACGAATAGTAAATTTACCGGGCAGCTTCTTGATCTTCTTAAAGACAACACAGCAGAGTCAGTATCTTGGGAAAATATTGCAAGAGAAGTACAAAGTAAATTTGTGGGTTCTTCTTCACAAGTGGAATATGGGCATTTGTTTAAGGTGGACGTACCCGGTGAATTTAAATTAGCTGGCAAAACTGATATTGTCCGAAAAAGGCAGCGTATTGAACTACTTCCGAAAGTTCTGGAGATATTAAATTATAATGAGCAAGTGGATGAGTTTTCAGACCTGGAAATGTCAGGGAAAAGCCCCTCGTTTTTTATTATTTCAGGAACACCGGATAGTGGGCTGAATAGGGTTTGTAAATTGCTTTATGATGATATTTTTAAAGAAAAGCTAATAGAGAAAATTCGTGTTCCAATCCAGCTTCTGGAGAATCCGCCTGAAGATATGGTAGATATCATTGCTGGTAGTTCTAATCAAGGGAAATCTGATAATGAAAGGTTTTTAACGATGATGAAAAATGTGCCTCATTCTGATATTGTGATAGAAATACGGATTCCCCATGATAATACTGCTGTAAAGAGAAATTCCCGGATTTATGAATCCTTAATTCGCAGTCTGGTAGAAATAGTAGAAAAGATGAATGCTTTAGCTCAACAACAGAAGGTGTACATGGTGATAATTGATGATCATAATACTGATTATTCATTTATTAATCAGTTTGTGCGAACGATCGATATTTTGCACGTTAAAACTGTAAAACCACTGACCCACGTCGGGTATAAGCGTTGGTATAAAGGCAGCAAACGAATGGAAGAAAACTTTCATTACCTCTTTGAAGAGTTATTATGGACCAATATAAAAACTGTGTTTGATCAGGAACCAGAATTGCTGCCGGGGAAAATCATTAAGAACATTTGCAATCTTTCCGGCTGCCCTGATATCGCCTCTAAATTTTTACATCATGACTAA
- a CDS encoding RNA polymerase sigma-70 factor: MRNNEQIRSLFQKVCSDDMQAYNELYLALCQQLLHFSAAIVSSFHLAEEVVSDVFVTLWQKRHQLSHVENPVVYLYVITKNLSLNTLQQQRRHLHENLELLDTAALIIAPDAESSMISAEVSQKIESAIRSLPARCQLIFRLVKHDRLSYREVADLLNISPKTVDAQLATAVKKISQAVRFDLSSELAKSYLHLDS; encoded by the coding sequence ATGAGGAACAATGAGCAGATTAGATCTCTCTTTCAAAAAGTCTGCAGTGATGATATGCAGGCATACAATGAGTTATATCTTGCTTTGTGCCAGCAGCTGCTTCATTTTTCCGCCGCGATCGTCTCGTCTTTCCATCTTGCAGAAGAAGTAGTTTCCGATGTTTTTGTTACCCTATGGCAAAAGCGCCATCAGTTGTCGCATGTAGAAAACCCTGTTGTTTACCTGTATGTCATTACCAAAAATCTTTCATTAAACACGTTACAGCAACAACGTCGTCACCTACACGAAAACCTGGAATTACTGGATACTGCTGCACTGATAATAGCGCCGGATGCAGAGAGCAGTATGATCTCCGCGGAAGTGTCGCAGAAGATAGAATCAGCCATACGTAGCCTGCCGGCCCGCTGCCAGCTTATCTTCCGGCTCGTAAAACACGACCGGCTCAGTTACCGCGAAGTAGCAGATCTGCTTAATATCTCCCCAAAAACCGTTGATGCCCAACTGGCTACTGCCGTTAAAAAAATATCCCAGGCAGTACGTTTTGACCTGTCCAGCGAACTGGCAAAATCCTACCTCCACCTCGACTCCTAA
- a CDS encoding FecR family protein: MDQERLYTLLTREIANELTPAEAEELQQLLQQYPHASYIREVFTKPWQETSYGSTPEQLQQMQARHLQRLQAATSSAATITDDVTTTTPVRRLWWRVAGVAASIALIAFTGWKLLYHPATQPLPLEKLVTSKGTRSQLLLPDGSHVWLNAGSKLNYPPTFAAGQPRMVELEGEAFFEIATDVNRPFRVKTKSFTILVLGTSFNVRAYPEEDSAVTSLVNGAVEVQLDQVGQQKVLLRPNEKLTVPAGLFANPDDARLHENETGKLQIPIYKQQLTQVKDSIVSETAWVKNKLAFKHLELEKVTALLEQWYGVEIGFHNEEKKRLYFTGMFETDSLDEVLDALTSTGSFTYTKDTRGKIWIE; this comes from the coding sequence ATGGATCAGGAAAGATTATATACCCTACTGACCAGGGAAATCGCCAACGAACTCACGCCCGCAGAGGCAGAGGAACTGCAGCAACTACTGCAGCAGTATCCGCATGCCTCTTATATCCGGGAAGTGTTTACAAAACCCTGGCAGGAAACAAGCTATGGAAGCACTCCTGAGCAGCTGCAACAAATGCAGGCCAGACACCTGCAACGTCTGCAGGCAGCCACCTCTTCAGCAGCAACCATCACCGATGACGTAACCACTACCACCCCGGTACGCCGCCTCTGGTGGCGCGTAGCTGGCGTTGCAGCCAGCATCGCGCTGATAGCCTTCACCGGATGGAAGCTGTTGTACCACCCTGCCACCCAACCGTTGCCGCTGGAAAAACTGGTAACGTCGAAGGGTACACGCTCTCAACTGTTATTACCGGATGGCTCCCATGTATGGCTGAATGCAGGCAGTAAACTGAACTATCCACCAACATTTGCCGCCGGCCAGCCAAGAATGGTGGAACTGGAAGGAGAAGCCTTTTTTGAGATTGCCACTGATGTCAACAGACCCTTTCGGGTAAAAACCAAATCCTTTACCATACTGGTATTGGGCACCTCTTTTAATGTGCGGGCTTACCCGGAAGAAGACAGTGCCGTCACCTCTCTGGTAAATGGTGCCGTAGAAGTACAGCTGGACCAGGTCGGCCAGCAAAAAGTCCTGCTTCGTCCAAATGAAAAACTGACGGTGCCCGCCGGATTGTTTGCCAATCCGGATGATGCACGGCTACACGAAAACGAAACAGGAAAATTACAGATCCCGATATACAAACAACAACTGACACAGGTAAAAGACAGCATCGTTTCTGAAACAGCCTGGGTAAAAAATAAACTGGCATTCAAACATCTGGAACTTGAAAAAGTAACGGCATTGCTGGAACAATGGTATGGCGTGGAAATAGGCTTCCATAACGAAGAGAAGAAACGACTGTACTTTACCGGTATGTTTGAAACAGATAGTCTAGATGAAGTCCTGGATGCATTAACATCTACAGGGTCATTTACTTACACTAAAGATACAAGAGGAAAAATCTGGATTGAATAG